In the genome of Candoia aspera isolate rCanAsp1 chromosome 1, rCanAsp1.hap2, whole genome shotgun sequence, one region contains:
- the KBTBD4 gene encoding kelch repeat and BTB domain-containing protein 4 — MKGGVANYWRSNHRNNMDSLEETGGSSTGDTGNSSTEENYFVNYTFTDRSHSGRVAEGIMKLCLEEELFADVTISVEGKEFQLHRLVLSAQSCFFRSMFTSNLKEAHNRIIELQDVSESVFQLVVDYIYHGTVKLRADYLQETYEAADMYQLTALFEECSRFLARTVQMRNCLQIMWLADQHSDVELYTAAKHCAKSYLAQLQETEEFLHLPLRFLTDIVSDGVPCSQNPAAAIETWIGFNKEERAGFLELLQSSLKEIGENVHIYLIGKESSRTHSLAVSLHCADDDSISVSGQNSLCHQITAACKHGSDLYVVGGSIPRRMWKCNNTTVDWEWCAPLPRDRLQHTLVSVLHKDAIYSLGGKTLQDILSNAIIYYKVKDNVWTETSQLEVAVSGAAGVNLNGVIYLLGGEENDADFFTKPSRLIQCYDTNTEKCYVKPYVLPFAGCMHAAVYKDLVFIVAQGDSLLCYNPLLDSFTRLCLADAWSSVPSPWKIASCNGNIYIFRDCYKKGDASTFKLNPATSVVSVTRGLKVLLTNLQFVLA; from the exons ATGAAGGGAGGAGTCGCAA ATTACTGGAGGTCAAATCACCGTAACAACATGGACTCATTGGAGGAGACAGGAGGTTCCTCAACAGGGGACACTGGAAATTCCTCAACTGAGGAAAATTACTTTGTGAATTACACTTTCACTGATCGTTCACATTCGGGCCGTGTGGCTGAAGGAATTATGAAGTTGTGCCTTGAAGAGGAGCTCTTTGCTGATGTCACCATTTCTGTAGAAGGCAAAGAATTTCAACTGCACCGGCTAGTTCTTTCAGCTCAAAGCTGTTTTTTTCGTTCTATGTTCACTTCCAACCTTAAGGAGGCACATAACCGCATCATTGAGTTACAAGATGTTAGTGAGAGTGTCTTTCAACTTGTGGTGGACTATATTTATCACGGAACCGTGAAGTTAAGGGCAGATTATTTGCAGGAAACCTATGAGGCAGCAGATATGTACCAGCTAACTGCTCTCTTTGAGGAGTGTTCTCGTTTCTTGGCTCGAACAGTGCAAATGAGAAATTGTTTGCAGATTATGTGGTTGGCTGATCAGCATAGTGATGTGGAGCTCTACACAGCGGCCAAACATTGTGCTAAGTCATACTTAGCACAGCTTCAGGAAACAGAGGAGTTTCTGCACCTTCCTCTTCGTTTCCTGACAGACATTGTCTCAG ATGGGGTCCCATGTTCTCAGAATCCTGCAGCTGCAATAGAAACCTGGATTGGCTTCAATAAAGAAGAGCGGGCAGGTTTCTTAGAGCTACTGCAGTCAAGCTTAAAG GAAATTGGAGAGAATGTTCATATCTATCTCATTGGAAAGGAGTCCTCTCGTACACACTCCCTCGCTGTCTCACTGCACTGCGCTGATGATGACTCCATCAGTGTAAGTGGTCAGAACAGCTTATGTCACCAGATCACTGCAGCCTGCAAGCATGGCAGTGACCTCTATGTCGTTGGAGGATCCATCCCACGGCGCATGTGGAAGTGTAACAACACCACAGTAGACTGGGAATGGTGTGCTCCCCTGCCCCGAGACAGGCTTCAACACACTCTGGTTTCTGTGCTCCACAAGGATGCAATCTATTCATTGGGTGGCAAAACACTGCAGGACATCCTCTCGAATGCCATCATATACTACAAAGTAAAAGACAATGTGTGGACAGAAACAAGCCAGCTGGAAGTAGCAGTGTCTGGGGCTGCAGGTGTGAATCTCAATGGTGTCATTTACTTGTTGGGTGGTGAAGAGAATGATGCTGATTTTTTTACTAAACCCTCTCGGCTGATTCAGTGCTATGACACCAATACAGAGAAGTGCTATGTGAAGCCTTATGTGTTACCCTTTGCAGGGTGCATGCATGCTGCTGTGTACAAGGACCTGGTGTTCATAGTAGCACAGGGAGATTCTCTTTTGTGCTACAATCCTCTGCTGGATAGCTTCACTCGGCTCTGCTTGGCAGATGCCTGGAGTTCAGTACCATCCCCTTGGAAAATTGCCAGTTGCAATGGTAACATTTACATCTTCCGAGACTGTTACAAAAAGGGAGACGCCAGCACTTTCAAACTCAATCCAGCCACCTCTGTGGTATCTGTCACCCGTGGCCTCAAAGTGCTACTAACAAATTTGCAGTTTGTGTTGGCTTGA